DNA sequence from the Pedobacter schmidteae genome:
CAAATCAATTAAAGTATAAAGATAGTCTATATAAAATACGGGATTGGACTACCCTTGCGTTACCCTTGGACTACCGTTGGTTTACCCTTGCATTACCCCTGGGGTAACGTAAGGGTAAACCAACGGTAAGGCAATGGTAGTCCAACCATGGACTTTATATGGACTTTACCAATAGATTACCTGTAGTTACAGGAATGTGCATTAGGACATCTTGTTTTTTTAATATCTGATCAAAGTTGTTTTTGATATTTACTTTTTACTAACTTCGTTAAAAAATTAGCTGCTCGGTTAGGTTGAAATCAGGATTTCTTTCTTTTTTGCCTACACTTCGTAAATATTTTTCCCTTTACGCGAGTCATTACCAAAATAATAACCAAATTAAACAAAGACATATTTTGAAAAAAAGAGCGCTCTTATTTGTCGTCTTTACATTATGCACCATAAGTATAATCTCAGCGAAGGGAAAAATCCGATTTTGTTTTCCTTGTGAAAGGTTGCAAACCATACAGGAATTACCTGTCGATGCCGAAATTCAAAAATTGGCGGGACAAAAAGTTAACCTATCTTATATTCATGATGAATACGGTGTTTTTTGGCTGGCAATTTGGAATGCCAAAGGCAGATATGTTTTGAGTGATATTTCAAATAATACCTATTTGGAAATAGACGATAAAATGGCTAAACTATTAAAAGAGCAGCATAGTTTTAACGTTGAAACTGCCGAACTTCCCTTGTCTTTCTGGAAAAAAATTGGTGGAAAACTTGTTTTTTTGGTTGTAATTCTGTTGTTGATCTGGGCGAATATGCCTTCGAAAAACAAAGCAAAAGATATAAAGACAATTAATATTTAAAACAAGCCCTATGAATCCATTATTTTTAATCCCTGTAGTATTAGCAATTGCGGGTGTTTTTTTCATGATCTATATGAACAAAAAACGCAAATATAAAAAACAGGTCGTGTTTCAACATGCACAAAAAGAAAAGGACACTCCATCCGGATGTGTCCTTTTTCTAACCAAATATAAACCTGTATGAACGGGTTTTACTTTAAGTTTCCGTAGTACTCTACGAATTTAGCTAATGCAGAAGAATAGCCCCATTCGTTGTCATACCATGAAACTACTTTTACGAAGTTATCATTTAATGAAATACCTGCTTTTGCATCAAAGATAGAAGCGTGATCGTCACCGATAAAATCAGAAGAAACTACTTCTTCGTCAGTATAAGCAAGTACACCTTTCAATTCGCCTTCAGATGCAGCTTTCATTGCAGCTTTAATTTGCTCATAGGTAGCTGGTTTTTCCAAACGTGCAGTTAAATCTACTACAGATACGTCGGCCACAGGAACGCGGAATGACATACCAGTTAATTTACCTTTCAATTCAGGAAGTACCATACCTACTGCTTTTGCAGCTCCCGTTGATGAAGGGATAATGTTAGAGAAACCACCGCGGCCACCTCTCCAGTCTTTAGCCGAAGGACCGTCAACAGTTTTTTGCGTTGCTGTTACGGCGTGGATAGTGCTCATCAAACCTTCTACGATACCGAAATTATCATTTAAAACTTTAGCGATAGGTGCTAAGCAGTTTGTAGTACAAGATGCATTAGAAACGATCGTTTGATCGGCAGTTAATTTTTGGTGGTTTACACCCATTACATAAGTAGGGATGTCGGCATCTTTTGCAGGAGCAGAGAATACAACTCTTTTAGCACCTGCAGCGATGTGTTTTTCGGCATCAGCGCGGGTTAAAAATAAACCTGTAGATTCAATAACTGTTTCTACACCTACTTCATTCCATTTTAAGTTAGCAGGA
Encoded proteins:
- the gap gene encoding type I glyceraldehyde-3-phosphate dehydrogenase, with the protein product MSKIGINGFGRIGRLVFRAALKRGLDIVAINDLVEPDYMAYMLKYDSTHGRFDGTIAVENGNLVVNGKTIRITAEKDPANLKWNEVGVETVIESTGLFLTRADAEKHIAAGAKRVVFSAPAKDADIPTYVMGVNHQKLTADQTIVSNASCTTNCLAPIAKVLNDNFGIVEGLMSTIHAVTATQKTVDGPSAKDWRGGRGGFSNIIPSSTGAAKAVGMVLPELKGKLTGMSFRVPVADVSVVDLTARLEKPATYEQIKAAMKAASEGELKGVLAYTDEEVVSSDFIGDDHASIFDAKAGISLNDNFVKVVSWYDNEWGYSSALAKFVEYYGNLK